From Etheostoma cragini isolate CJK2018 chromosome 17, CSU_Ecrag_1.0, whole genome shotgun sequence, one genomic window encodes:
- the nkx3.3 gene encoding NK3 homeobox 3 encodes MALRFSSFTIKDILTGCDARGKPCTRSTEELHAPKRNICTGHGTRVSDLSHQDVNEKRIHRERLPADLRVSVGNVRSDTCNKEATGEETELREEQQPHGVERDKRKKEEAEEEAEEEEEMEGCHHGGETVSCSSDKQRCRPGTKKRSRAAFSHAQVYELERRFNTQRYLSGPERAELAETLKLTETQVKIWFQNRRYKTKRRQMMAELAACSSPKKVAVQVLVRDNQKQYYGSNGVHIPMTVPLYQQAYQYHPYLHYCCQPWSMGGTSCGGML; translated from the exons ATGGCATTACGCTTTTCGTCCTTCACCATCAAAGACATCCTCACCGGATGTGATGCCCGGGGGAAGCCCTGTACCAGGAGTACAGAGGAGCTCCACGCACCAAAGCGCAACATTTGCACCGGGCATGGTACGAGAGTCTCCGATCTGTCTCACCAAGACGTGAATGAGAAGCGCATCCACCGGGAGAGACTTCCTGCTGATCTCAGGGTGTCTGTTGGAAATGTCCGATCTGATACCTGCAACAAGGAGGCCACAGGAGAGGAGACTGAGCTCAGAGAAG AACAGCAGCCACACGGCGTGGAGCGGGATAAACGGAAGAaagaggaggcggaggaggaggcggaggaggaggaggagatggagggatgtCACCACGGCGGGGAGACGGTCAGCTGTTCGTCCGATAAGCAGCGGTGCAGGCCGGGTACGAAGAAGCGCTCCAGGGCGGCCTTCTCTCACGCGCAGGTCTACGAGCTCGAGCGCCGGTTTAACACGCAGCGGTACCTGTCAGGTCCTGAACGGGCCGAACTGGCAGAAACTCTCAAACTCACAGAGACCCAGGTGAAAATCTGGTTCCAGAACCGGAGATATAAAACCAAACGGCGCCAGATGATGGCCGAGCTGGCGGCGTGCAGCTCACCGAAGAAAGTAGCGGTACAAGTGCTGGTGAGGGACAATCAAAAGCAGTACTATGGATCGAATGGAGTACACATCCCTATGACTGTGCCCCTGTACCAGCAGGCCTACCAGTACCACCCCTACTTGCACTACTGCTGCCAGCCCTGGAGCATGGGCGGTACGTCCTGTGGAGGGATGCTCTGA
- the nkx2.3 gene encoding homeobox protein Nkx-2.3: MLPSPLITSSTTPFSVKDILKLELQQQSQQHQLQFISCFGLTGALSQPGACPNKPFRSHSPPSCMLAGMDSPSPVSSGLSESEERMSYLNTLPAQDRLAESGMPGDMFGNPAQNHSTELRRGTEQEDQDSKSCGALRGDSEDPDSEKPATKQQRSRRKPRVLFSQAQVFELERRFKNQRYLSAPEREHLASSLKLTSTQVKIWFQNRRYKCKRQRQDKTLEMAGHHHHHPHPHPPPPRRVAVPVLVRDGRPCLTGSQNYNTSYSVGAPNPYSYNGYPAYSYNNSVYTNTYSCTYSSLPALPPSNTTANAFVNMNLGNLGAQTQSPASQGPVVTPCQGTLQGIRAW, encoded by the exons ATGCTCCCCAGCCCGCTCATAACTTCTTCCACCACGCCTTTCTCTGTGAAAGACATTCTGAAGTTAGAGTTGCAGCAACAATCTCAGCAGCACCAGCTCCAGTTTATCTCCTGCTTCGGTCTCACCGGCGCGTTGTCACAGCCGGGAGCTTGCCCAAATAAACCGTTCCGGTCTCATTCGCCACCCTCCTGCATGTTGGCCGGTATGGACAGTCCGAGTCCCGTCAGCTCCGGCCTCTCGGAGAGCGAGGAGAGGATGTCGTACCTCAACACGCTGCCTGCACAGGACCGGCTGGCGGAGTCCGGGATGCCTGGGGACATGTTCGGTAACCCGGCGCAGAACCACTCTACAGAGCTCCGGCGGGGGACCGAACAAGAGGACCAAGATAGCA AGAGCTGCGGTGCGTTGCGGGGGGATTCTGAGGATCCGGACTCTGAGAAGCCTGCCACCAagcagcagaggagcaggaggaaacCCCGCGTCCTCTTCTCCCAGGCTCAGGTGTTTGAGCTGGAGCGGCGCTTTAAGAATCAGCGCTACCTGTCCGCCCCGGAGAGAGAGCACCTGGCCAGCTCCCTGAAACTCACCTCCACCCAGGTCAAGATCTGGTTCCAGAACAGGAGGTACAAATGCAAGAGACAGCGGCAGGACAAGACTCTGGAGATGGCAggtcatcaccatcaccatcccCATCCCCACCCACCGCCGCCCAGGAGGGTGGCTGTGCCGGTGTTGGTACGGGACGGGAGGCCTTGTCTGACTGGATCCCAGAACTACAACACTTCTTACTCAGTCGGAGCTCCAAACCCGTACAGCTACAACGGCTATCCAGCCTACAGCTACAACAACTCGGTGTATACTAACACGTACTCCTGTACTTATTCTAGTTTGCCTGCTCTGCCGCCCAGCAACACCACTGCTAATGCTTTTGTGAACATGAATTTAGGAAACCTCGGTGCACAGACGCAAAGCCCGGCGTCCCAAGGACCAGTCGTCACACCCTGCCAGGGAACTCTGCAGGGCATCAGGGCATGGTAG
- the got1 gene encoding aspartate aminotransferase, cytoplasmic, with protein sequence MSVFSDVPQAAPVAVFKLSQDFNNDQFPKKVNLGVGAYRTDEGQPWVLPVVKKVEKIIVHDDRLNHEYLPILGLPEFRSSASKIALGEDSPAIQENRVGAVQCLGGTGALKMGAEFLRRFYNGNNNTKTPVYVSAPTWENHNAVFANAGFQDIRSYKYWDAEKRGLDFAGFLGDLESCPEHSIFVLHACAHNPTGTDPTHEQWKQIAEIMMKRNLFVFFDSAYQGFASGSLDKDAWAVRYFVSMNFEMLCAQSFSKNFGLYNERVGNLTVVARDADNLKRILSQMEMIVRTTWSNPPSQGARIVAITLNSPELFTEWKDNVKTMADRVLLMRAQLKAKLQALGTPGTWDHITEQIGMFSFTGLNPKQVEYMVKEKHVYLMGSGRINMCGLTTNNIDYVAESIHEAVTKVQ encoded by the exons ATGTCAGTGTTTTCGGATGTCCCCCAAGCAGCCCCTGTAGCTGTCTTCAAGCTATCACAGGATTTCAATAACGACCAATTTCCCAAGAAGGTGAATCTCGGAGTTGGAG cctacaggacagatgaggGTCAGCCATGGGTTTTACCAGTGGTGAAAAAGGTGGAAAAGATCATTGTTCATGATGACCGGTTAAACCACGAGTACCTGCCCATCCTGGGCCTGCCTGAATTCAGATCCTCTGCCTCTAAGATTGCACTGGGAGAGGACAGTCCTGCCATCCAGGAGAACAGG GTGGGGGCTGTCCAGTGTCTGGGTGGGACAGGTGCTTTGAAGATGGGTGCAGAATTTCTAAGGCGTTTCTACAAtggaaacaacaacaccaaaacaCCTGTCTATGTGTCTGCACCTACCTGGg AAAATCACAACGCTGTATTTGCCAATGCCGGTTTTCAGGATATCCGTTCATACAAGTACTGGGACGCAGAGAAGAGGGGCCTCGATTTTGCTGGTTTCCTAGGAGACCTGGAG AGTTGTCCAGAGCACTCTATCTTTGTCCTGCATGCCTGCGCCCATAATCCAACTGGCACAGACCCCACACACGAGCAATGGAAGCAGATTGCAGAAATTATGATG AAAAGGAATCTGTTTGTGTTCTTCGACTCGGCTTATCAGGGATTCGCCTCAGGCAGTCTGGATAAAGATGCCTGGGCGGTCCGCTACTTTGTCTCAATGAACTTTGAAATGTTGTGCGCTCAGTCGTTCTCCAAGAACTTTGGCCTCTACA ATGAGCGTGTGGGCAACCTGACCGTTGTGGCTCGTGACGCAGACAACTTGAAGCGAATTCTGTCCCAGATGGAGATGATTGTCAGGACCACTTGGTCCAACCCACCGTCTCAGGGAGCTCGCATTGTTGCCATCACTCTTAACTCACCTGAGCTCTTTACTGAATG GAAAGACAATGTGAAGACGATGGCTGACAGGGTCTTGTTGATGAGGGCTCAGCTAAAAGCTAAGCTCCAAGCTCTGGGGACACCGGGCACCTGGGACCACATCACAGAGCAGATTGGCATGTTCAGCTTCACAGGCCTTAACC CCAAACAAGTGGAATATATGGTGAAGGAGAAACACGTGTATCTAATGGGCAGCGGTCGCATCAACATGTGCGGTTTGACAACCAACAACATAGACTACGTGGCTGAGTCCATCCATGAGGCCGTCACCAAGGTCCAGTAG
- the LOC117960136 gene encoding metal transporter CNNM1, whose product MMAADAADALCCILHPRRLSLLFLTVTLSSLPAPAAALLGVRPEDTQSGELSVQDGMLRTIEGTRFMLRVYYPTSPAAELPNRLNVSGRPDAASAAPWIAFIEEPGEDSGDTERRLRSTGNPCEEENARSSDIELLGSFRSTSSLNSVLVELLAKDLRRGDVVKYYSMCAFDGVKWEHFSTKDFWLAVVERPPEADVWLQAGVSVLLLGLSALCSGLNISMLALDPVELRVLQNSGTEKEQKYARKIESVRKHGNYILCTVVLGNVLTNTCFVVWMCQILGMTALSTASCTLGIFFIGEILPHSLASRHSLAIASKTLCATRLLMLVFFPIAYPVSKILDIMLHQEISNFYTREKLVAMLRVTDPYHDLVKEELNIIQGALELRTKTVEDVLTPLSDCYMLSSDAVLDFCTMSDVMQSGFTRIPVYENERSNIVDILFVKDLAFVDPDDCTPLKTITQFYNHPMHCVFSDTKLDVMLEEFKRGKSHLAVVQRVNSEGEGDPFYEVMGIVTLEDVIEEIIKSEIVDETDLYTDNRTKRRVSHHERKQQDFSIFKLAENELKVKISPQLLLATHRFLATEVEPFRPCHLSEKILLRLIKHPSVVQELKFNPKNKHAPQHYLFQRNKPVDYFILILQGRVEVEVGKEALLFENGAFSYYGMPALIPPLPIGPRYSSRGSGLNQSDSLLSGGSVGQLTTGGGVYLPDYSVRQLTDLQIIKITRNHYQNALMATRMDSSPQTPDPVDPDAKGRPAVPEARSHSIALPLTHTHTRLGLARLAHLHPHGGLRNTSQLNERNRIVRSKSDGQRSPNDTVFLRMDDIPYIHEDRPENYEDNDVPAESHPSTSPLISSLSLSSSEENIGKKLLRKLSNKRRKKSRDGEKSLEEASEEQTMTS is encoded by the exons ATGATGGCTGCGGATGCTGCGGATGCTCTCTGCTGCATCCTGCATCCGCGGcggctctctctcctctttctcaccGTCACCCTCTCCTCTCTGCCGGCCCCGGCAGCAGCACTGCTCGGCGTCCGGCCGGAAGACACCCAAAGCGGAGAGCTGTCCGTGCAAGATGGGATGCTGAGGACGATCGAGGGGACTCGCTTCATGCTGAGGGTTTACTACCCCACATCTCCAGCTGCGGAACTTCCAAACAGGCTGAACGTCAGCGGCAGACCTGATGCCGCATCTGCCGCTCCATGGATCGCGTTCATAGAGGAACCAGGTGAGGACAGCGGGGACACGGAGAGACGGCTCCGGTCAACAGGGAATCCGTGTGAAGAGGAGAATGCCCGGAGTTCAGACATCGAGCTGCTGGGCTCTTTCAGATCCACCTCAAGTCTCAACTCAGTTTTGGTGGAGCTGCTCGCTAAAGACCTGCGCAGAGGCGATGTGGTCAAATACTACTCCATGTGTGCGTTCGATGGAGTGAAATGGGAACATTTCAGCACCAAAGATTTCTGGTTGGCGGTAGTGGAGAGACCTCCAGAGGCAGATGTTTGGCTCCAGGCGGGTGTCTCGGTACTCTTGTTGGGTCTGTCTGCGCTCTGCAGCGGTCTGAACATCAGCATGCTGGCTCTAGACCCTGTGGAGCTGCGGGTCCTGCAGAACAGCGGCACAGAGAAAGAGCAGAAATACGCACGGAAAATAGAGTCTGTGCGTAAACATGGGAACTACATCCTTTGCACCGTGGTGCTGGGCAACGTGCTTACAAATACTTGCTTTGTGGTGTGGATGTGCCAGATTTTAGGAATGACTGCTCTCTCAACTGCCTCGTGCACTTTGGGGATATTCTTCATTGGCGAGATTTTACCTCACTCCCTGGCGTCCAGGCATAGTCTCGCTATCGCCTCCAAGACCCTCTGCGCAACCCGCTTGCTGATGCTGGTGTTTTTCCCCATCGCGTACCCAGTCTCCAAGATTCTGGACATCATGCTGCACCAAGAAATCAGCAACTTTTATACCAGGGAGAAGTTGGTGGCCATGTTGCGCGTCACAGATCCGTACCACGACCTTGTCAAAGAGGAGCTCAACATCATCCAGGGAGCCCTGGAGCTGAGGACCAAGACCGTAGAGGACGTGCTAACCCCGCTTTCAGACTGCTACATGCTGTCATCGGACGCCGTGCTGGACTTCTGCACCATGTCGGATGTGATGCAGAGCGGTTTCACCCGGATCCCGGTCTATGAGAACGAGAGGTCAAACATCGTGGACATCCTGTTTGTCAAAGACTTGGCCTTCGTGGATCCTGACGATTGCACTCCTCTGAAAACAATTACTCAATTTTACAACCACCCCATGCACTGCGTGTTCAGTGACACAAAACTGGATGTGATGCTGGAGGAATTTAAGAGAG GTAAGTCCCATCTGGCTGTGGTGCAGAGGGTGAACAGCGAAGGTGAGGGAGACCCCTTCTATGAAGTGATGGGCATCGTCACCCTGGAGGATGTCATAGAAGAGATCATCAAGTCTGAGATTGTGGATGAGACAGACCTGTATA cCGATAACCGGACCAAAAGGCGAGTATCCCACCACGAGAGGAAACAGCAGGATTTTTCAATCTTTAAGCTGGCAGAAAATGAGCTGAAGGTGAAGATCTCGCCCCAGTTGCTGCTTGCAACACACCGCTTCTTGGCAACAG AGGTAGAGCCCTTTAGGCCATGTCACCTGTCAGAGAAGATCTTGCTGCGTCTCATCAAACATCCCAGCGTTGTGCAGGAACTCAAGTTTAACCCCAAGAACAAACACGCTCCTCAACACTACCTCTTCCAGAGAAACAAACCTGTGGACTACTTTATCCTCATTCTGCAG GGACGGGTGGAGGTAGAGGTAGGAAAGGAGGCTCTCCTCTTTGAAAATGGAGCATTTTCCTATTATGGCATGCCAGCACTCATCCCGCCTCTGCCCATTG GTCCGAGGTATAGTTCTCGGGGCAGTGGtctgaaccaatcagattcATTACTGAGTGGAGGCAGTGTGGGCCAGCTCACTACAGGAGGAGGGGTCTACTTGCCAGACTACTCAGTCCGACAGCTTACAGACCTGCAGATAATTAAG ATCACCAGAAACCACTACCAGAATGCTCTAATGGCCACCAGGATGGACAGCTCCCCCCAGACACCAGACCCGGTGGACCCTGATGCTAAAGGGCGGCCTGCAGTCCCAGAGGCCCGCTCACACAGCATCGCcctccccctcacacacacacacactcgacTGGGGCTGGCACGCCTTGCACATCTCCATCCCCACGGTGGCCTTCGCAACACCTCCCAGCTCAATGAAAGAAACCGTATTGTTC GCAGTAAATCTGATGGGCAGAGGAGTCCAAATGATACCGTGTTCCTCCGCATGGATGATATTCCCTACATCCACGAGGACCGGCCGGAAAATTATGAAGACAACG ACGTGCCTGCAGAGTCTCACCCCTCCACTTCTCCTCTCAtcagctctctgtctctgtccagtTCGGAGGAGAACATTGGGAAGAAGCTATTGCGTAAATTGA GTaacaagaggaggaaaaagtCTCGGGATGGAGAGAAGAGTCTGGAGGAAGCTTCAGAGGAACAAACAATGACGAGCTAG